One part of the Gemmatimonadota bacterium genome encodes these proteins:
- a CDS encoding mechanosensitive ion channel family protein, whose amino-acid sequence MNDLLEVAQDSLQAAATQVVSNGYPERIQEMLVSALGESMTGILYAVITILALMVLYRISKNLVIRAMKEKHRSDAQVLQFTTMWKYAFLLTGIVFVIVSMSGSLAAMGLTVAFLGMVLGWSLQRPVTGVAAWLMVMIKRPFKIGDRIIIMGVRGDVLDISPTHVLLGEVGGTVGGEESSNRGILIPNAVLFDQMVINYAVSKETKYILDEVPVRVSYDSDYQLAESTLIACARESTKEIVEELGREPEVRAEFFDSGVLMRLRYQSIAVERQKISTAIVAKIVGAFSNSDRLGFAYPHSAVEYKISEEASLPPVFRYVPLEPGNQGDSK is encoded by the coding sequence ATGAACGATTTGCTGGAAGTCGCACAGGATTCCCTCCAGGCGGCCGCTACCCAGGTCGTATCGAACGGATACCCGGAGCGGATCCAGGAAATGCTGGTCAGCGCCCTGGGAGAATCCATGACCGGAATCCTGTATGCCGTGATTACGATTCTGGCCCTGATGGTGCTGTACAGGATTTCGAAGAACCTGGTCATCCGGGCCATGAAGGAGAAGCACCGAAGCGACGCCCAGGTCCTGCAGTTCACCACCATGTGGAAGTACGCCTTTCTCCTTACGGGTATCGTATTCGTGATCGTGAGCATGTCCGGTTCGCTGGCGGCCATGGGGCTGACCGTGGCGTTCCTGGGCATGGTGCTGGGCTGGTCGCTCCAGCGTCCGGTTACCGGCGTGGCGGCGTGGCTCATGGTCATGATCAAGCGGCCCTTCAAGATCGGCGACCGCATCATCATCATGGGCGTGCGCGGCGACGTCCTCGACATCTCGCCGACCCATGTCCTGTTGGGAGAGGTCGGCGGGACGGTGGGCGGCGAGGAATCGTCCAACCGGGGCATACTGATCCCGAACGCGGTACTGTTCGACCAGATGGTGATCAACTACGCGGTATCGAAAGAAACAAAGTATATCCTGGACGAAGTCCCCGTGCGGGTGTCCTATGATTCGGACTATCAACTCGCGGAATCGACGCTCATCGCCTGCGCGCGGGAGTCGACGAAGGAGATCGTGGAAGAACTCGGACGGGAACCGGAGGTAAGGGCGGAGTTCTTCGATTCCGGGGTCCTGATGCGGCTGCGCTACCAGTCCATCGCCGTGGAACGGCAGAAGATCTCCACGGCCATCGTCGCGAAGATCGTCGGTGCGTTCTCAAACAGCGACAGGCTGGGATTCGCCTATCCGCATTCGGCCGTGGAATACAAGATTTCGGAAGAAGCGTCGTTGCCGCCGGTGTTCAGGTACGTGCCCCTGGAACCCGGGAATCAGGGCGATTCCAAATAA
- a CDS encoding magnesium transporter gives MNSKNDLVRSFIEAHPTEAARILERQREGDVLRLFEDLETETIASVVERMNDHAAADLMDRLETGPATRVMAAMPFRAMAILLRRMQSKEAVLDGLPDEVVSGFRLVDRFPDRTVGASMNPRALTATDDMKLGDVLSAARRYPDRVRDVFFVVDREGVLMGLSPMRQILAAPADASLPDVMEPVRHTLSPYVTLQDAGDAPGWRYSSELPVADGEGVLLGTIGLVDIRRQGNRDSEYDHASEKALGELFRLGFSAFAGGLHLEADGDPEIEGGQDEGHEDEGNAKKESGHE, from the coding sequence ATGAATAGCAAGAACGATCTCGTCCGGTCATTCATAGAGGCCCATCCCACGGAGGCGGCCAGGATCCTGGAGCGGCAGCGGGAAGGCGACGTGCTCCGGCTTTTCGAGGATCTGGAGACCGAGACTATCGCCTCGGTGGTCGAGCGAATGAACGACCATGCAGCGGCCGACCTGATGGACCGGCTTGAAACCGGTCCGGCCACCCGGGTCATGGCGGCGATGCCCTTCCGCGCCATGGCGATCCTGTTGCGCCGGATGCAGTCGAAGGAGGCCGTCCTGGACGGCCTGCCGGACGAGGTCGTCTCCGGATTCCGCCTGGTGGACCGCTTTCCCGATCGTACCGTCGGCGCCTCCATGAACCCGCGCGCGTTGACCGCGACCGATGATATGAAACTGGGTGACGTGCTCAGTGCCGCGCGCCGTTACCCCGACCGCGTAAGGGACGTCTTCTTTGTCGTCGACCGGGAAGGCGTCCTGATGGGCCTCTCCCCCATGCGGCAGATACTCGCCGCTCCCGCGGACGCATCCCTACCGGACGTCATGGAACCCGTCCGGCACACACTTTCCCCCTACGTGACCCTGCAAGACGCGGGCGACGCGCCCGGTTGGCGTTACAGCAGCGAGTTGCCGGTGGCAGACGGCGAGGGCGTTTTGCTCGGTACGATCGGCCTCGTGGATATCCGGCGACAGGGCAACCGGGATTCGGAATACGATCACGCGTCGGAAAAAGCCCTGGGCGAGCTGTTCCGCCTGGGATTCTCGGCGTTCGCGGGCGGGCTTCACCTGGAAGCCGACGGAGACCCGGAAATAGAAGGCGGCCAAGATGAAGGCCATGAAGACGAAGGCAACGCAAAAAAGGAATCAGGCCATGAGTGA
- a CDS encoding glycosyltransferase, whose protein sequence is MKPSSGHWNGPSDKPASSTPASFLDHGTPGHGNAYRAGAPRISVIIPTLNEASTIEDCLGQFDGGSVRPDEPAGLEIIVVDGGSDDGTPEIVRSRPDARLIESSLRGRAIQMNAGAAASSGDVLLFLHADTRLPDRWRELVAESIRGRGKAGGRFRFDIAHTNRIYRWIARGTNFRSRFLGITYGDQAIYTTREAFEAVGGFPGIPVFEDARFADRLKKAGGLDWIDEAVLTSARRWERRGPVRTLLLTWMLRLLYTLFVPPRFLARFYGVVR, encoded by the coding sequence ATGAAGCCTTCATCTGGTCATTGGAACGGACCCTCGGATAAGCCGGCCTCATCGACCCCGGCATCTTTCCTCGACCATGGCACGCCCGGGCACGGGAATGCGTATCGCGCCGGGGCCCCCCGGATCAGCGTCATCATCCCCACACTCAACGAGGCATCGACGATCGAGGACTGCCTGGGGCAGTTCGACGGCGGATCGGTGCGTCCGGACGAGCCGGCCGGTCTGGAAATCATCGTCGTGGACGGCGGAAGCGACGACGGCACGCCGGAGATCGTCCGTTCGCGGCCGGATGCGAGACTCATCGAATCCAGCCTGCGGGGCCGGGCGATCCAGATGAACGCGGGCGCCGCGGCTTCGTCAGGGGACGTGCTGTTGTTTCTACACGCCGACACCCGGCTTCCGGACCGATGGCGGGAACTCGTGGCCGAATCGATCCGTGGGCGGGGCAAGGCCGGAGGACGGTTCCGTTTCGACATCGCCCATACGAATCGGATATACCGGTGGATCGCGCGGGGCACCAATTTCCGTTCGCGCTTCCTGGGCATTACCTACGGAGACCAGGCGATCTATACTACGCGGGAGGCCTTCGAGGCAGTGGGGGGATTTCCCGGGATTCCGGTCTTCGAAGACGCCCGGTTCGCCGACCGGCTGAAGAAGGCCGGCGGCCTGGACTGGATCGACGAAGCCGTGCTGACCTCCGCGCGGCGCTGGGAACGCCGCGGGCCGGTGCGCACGCTGTTGCTGACCTGGATGCTGCGCCTGCTCTATACCCTTTTCGTCCCGCCCAGGTTCCTGGCGCGGTTCTACGGGGTGGTGAGGTAG
- a CDS encoding bifunctional (p)ppGpp synthetase/guanosine-3',5'-bis(diphosphate) 3'-pyrophosphohydrolase: MTATAENTLAHSAIVPVQVLLEQYAISHPEIDSDEALEAQLDLIERAYHFSTLHHAGQVRKSGEPFMVHCTQVVLTLIGLQLDAVTIAAGLLHDVVEDVEEVTIEQLAAEFGEEVAVLVNGVTKITGLSFRSQEELQAEYFRKMLVSMAKDVRIILIKLADRLHNMRTLSFLEEEKQQRISLETREIYAPLAHRFGMAKIKSELEDLSLKYLSPDVYRDLASKLDQKRAEREKLIDEIRQPIVKALKDAGIDATVNGRAKHFYSIFTKMQRRNRPFEEIYDLLALRVVTDTVPNCYHALGIIHTLYTPIFDRFKDYVSRPKMNMYQSLHTTIIASNGETAEIQIRTREMDRIAEVGIAAHWLYKEGRDEVQDGENREDWLSQALDWQTDMTDPKEFMSYLRMDLYDDAIFVFTPRGDLKELPQGASVLDFAFAIHTDIGLHCSGAKVNGNIAPLAAKLQNGDTVTIFTSPHQTPSSYWLDIVKTTKASSKIRSWFRKATLEQSISLGEDLLDRELKRLKVKRKVTDELEALAKEYGLPDANRLYAAIGRGEYSAAQVAQRLLPEEPSEEEPPRESVLTRFVDRVRRSRGGVKVTGIDNLMIRFAQCCQPVPGDPIIGFITRGRGVTVHNKECANIVDDLERRLEVHWDVEKDQFFVVGLRIFGSDRPGLLNEISRTISDAGINITHAAMDTTDGMADGNFGIEVEHLSQLDRLIVRIKKVKGVDRVERETGIKYGNVSEDVFDHLEQDPGN; encoded by the coding sequence ATGACTGCGACGGCTGAAAACACCCTTGCCCACTCCGCGATCGTACCAGTCCAGGTACTGCTGGAGCAGTACGCCATTTCACATCCGGAAATCGACTCCGACGAGGCGCTGGAAGCCCAGCTGGACCTCATCGAAAGAGCCTATCATTTCAGCACCCTGCACCACGCCGGCCAGGTCCGCAAGTCCGGCGAGCCCTTCATGGTGCACTGCACGCAGGTGGTGCTTACGCTGATCGGCCTGCAGCTGGACGCCGTGACGATCGCGGCGGGTCTCCTGCACGACGTGGTGGAAGACGTGGAAGAGGTGACAATCGAACAGCTGGCCGCGGAATTCGGCGAGGAAGTGGCCGTCCTGGTCAACGGCGTCACCAAGATCACCGGGCTGTCCTTCAGAAGCCAGGAGGAACTCCAGGCCGAGTATTTCCGCAAGATGCTCGTTTCCATGGCGAAGGACGTGCGCATCATCCTCATCAAGCTCGCGGACCGGCTGCACAACATGCGGACGCTGTCCTTCCTGGAAGAGGAGAAGCAGCAGCGCATCTCCCTCGAAACGCGGGAGATCTACGCGCCGCTCGCCCACCGGTTCGGCATGGCCAAGATCAAATCCGAACTGGAAGACCTCAGCCTGAAATACCTGTCTCCCGATGTATACCGGGATCTCGCGAGCAAGCTGGACCAGAAGCGGGCGGAACGGGAGAAGCTGATCGACGAGATCCGCCAACCCATCGTCAAGGCCCTGAAGGACGCCGGCATCGACGCCACGGTGAACGGTCGGGCCAAGCATTTCTACAGCATCTTCACGAAGATGCAGCGCCGCAACCGGCCTTTCGAAGAGATCTACGACCTGCTGGCGCTGCGCGTCGTGACCGATACGGTGCCCAACTGCTACCACGCGCTCGGGATCATCCATACACTCTACACCCCCATCTTCGACCGCTTCAAAGACTACGTTTCCCGACCCAAGATGAACATGTACCAGTCCCTGCACACCACGATCATCGCGTCCAACGGGGAAACGGCCGAGATCCAGATCCGCACGCGGGAGATGGACCGGATCGCGGAAGTGGGGATCGCCGCCCACTGGCTCTACAAAGAAGGAAGGGATGAGGTCCAGGACGGCGAGAACCGGGAAGACTGGCTCAGCCAGGCGCTGGACTGGCAGACCGACATGACCGACCCGAAGGAGTTCATGAGTTACCTGCGCATGGACCTGTACGACGACGCCATCTTCGTCTTCACCCCGCGCGGGGATCTCAAGGAACTGCCGCAGGGCGCCAGCGTACTGGACTTCGCCTTCGCCATACACACCGACATCGGGCTCCACTGCAGCGGGGCGAAGGTGAACGGAAATATCGCGCCGCTGGCCGCGAAATTGCAGAACGGCGACACGGTAACCATTTTCACCTCTCCACACCAGACGCCGAGTTCGTACTGGCTGGATATCGTCAAGACGACCAAGGCGTCCTCCAAGATCCGGTCGTGGTTCAGAAAGGCCACGCTGGAACAGAGCATCAGCCTCGGCGAAGACCTGCTGGACCGGGAGTTGAAACGGCTCAAGGTCAAGCGCAAGGTAACCGACGAACTGGAGGCCCTCGCGAAGGAGTACGGGCTGCCCGACGCGAATCGCCTCTATGCCGCGATCGGACGCGGGGAGTATTCCGCGGCCCAGGTCGCCCAGCGGCTGCTTCCGGAGGAGCCTTCCGAGGAAGAACCGCCCAGGGAGTCGGTGCTGACGCGGTTCGTGGACCGGGTGCGCCGATCCCGGGGCGGGGTCAAGGTCACGGGCATCGACAACCTGATGATCCGCTTCGCGCAGTGCTGCCAGCCGGTCCCGGGCGATCCGATCATCGGCTTCATCACCCGTGGGCGCGGCGTGACGGTGCATAACAAGGAATGCGCGAACATCGTGGACGACCTGGAAAGGCGCCTCGAGGTACACTGGGACGTGGAAAAGGACCAGTTCTTCGTCGTCGGACTGCGCATCTTCGGCAGCGACCGACCCGGCCTGCTGAACGAGATCTCCAGGACGATTTCCGATGCGGGGATCAACATCACCCACGCCGCGATGGACACCACGGACGGAATGGCGGACGGCAATTTCGGCATCGAGGTGGAACATCTCAGCCAGCTGGACCGGCTGATCGTCCGGATCAAGAAGGTCAAGGGCGTGGACCGGGTGGAACGGGAAACGGGCATAAAATACGGCAACGTGTCGGAGGACGTCTTCGACCACCTCGAGCAGGATCCCGGCAATTGA
- a CDS encoding aminotransferase class I/II-fold pyridoxal phosphate-dependent enzyme: MTSDAYYGDDPVSRRDFLRGGLGGLGGLCGLAGAGALAGGLTGLPGPAGADAVAAQLAGRRPTDVKSVGLEPGRVRLAFNENPLGASPAAIEAVLRHQDWMNRYDYTTTLQQAIIRHHDLDIPRPSGFDFKATGDRHGLMLGVGTTELLQILALQALMKHGEVVEALPSYGQITRVGDELRDADHAVQARKSPVLPDGNHDLEDMGRQIGDRTGLVIICNPHNPTGALLPHGQILDFIDRVPPHVLVAIDEVYVHFVRDPAYQDFIEVAKERENVIVLRTFSKVYGLGGIRVGYAVAHRDVIYRLAPFSMGLLGRNVLSVHAAAAALGDEEHVRRSRQAVWDGNDYLTAELERLGARVIPSHGCFVWADFGRETQRIVRQLWSRRVMVRAGAGQWASPNHIRVSTGSREENEAFIWSLERTLG; encoded by the coding sequence TTGACCTCTGACGCATACTACGGGGACGATCCCGTATCTCGCAGGGACTTCCTCCGCGGCGGCCTGGGCGGACTGGGCGGACTATGCGGGCTGGCGGGAGCGGGCGCGTTGGCGGGCGGACTGACGGGATTGCCGGGACCGGCGGGAGCGGACGCGGTTGCGGCCCAGCTTGCGGGCAGGCGGCCCACGGACGTAAAGAGTGTAGGGCTCGAACCGGGCCGGGTCCGGCTGGCCTTCAACGAGAATCCCCTGGGCGCCTCCCCCGCGGCCATAGAAGCCGTGCTGAGGCACCAGGACTGGATGAACCGGTACGACTACACGACGACCCTGCAGCAGGCCATCATCCGGCACCACGACCTGGACATCCCCCGTCCTTCGGGATTCGATTTCAAGGCCACCGGCGACCGTCACGGCCTGATGCTGGGCGTGGGAACGACCGAGCTGCTCCAGATCCTGGCCCTGCAGGCCCTGATGAAACACGGCGAAGTCGTGGAAGCCCTCCCCTCCTACGGACAGATCACGCGCGTCGGCGACGAACTCCGTGACGCGGACCACGCGGTGCAGGCGCGCAAGTCGCCCGTACTCCCTGACGGGAATCACGATCTCGAAGACATGGGCAGGCAGATCGGCGACCGCACCGGCCTGGTCATCATCTGCAACCCCCACAACCCTACCGGGGCGCTGTTGCCCCATGGACAGATCCTGGATTTCATCGACCGGGTGCCGCCCCACGTCCTCGTGGCCATCGACGAGGTCTACGTTCATTTCGTCCGTGACCCGGCGTACCAGGATTTCATCGAGGTCGCGAAGGAACGGGAAAACGTGATCGTGCTCCGCACCTTCTCCAAGGTGTATGGTCTGGGCGGCATCCGCGTGGGCTACGCCGTCGCCCACCGGGACGTGATCTACCGCCTTGCGCCTTTCTCCATGGGCCTCCTGGGTCGGAACGTCCTGTCCGTCCACGCGGCCGCCGCGGCCCTGGGCGACGAGGAGCACGTCCGGCGGTCCCGGCAGGCCGTATGGGACGGAAACGACTACCTGACCGCCGAGTTGGAGCGGCTCGGTGCCCGGGTCATACCCAGCCACGGGTGTTTCGTCTGGGCCGACTTCGGCCGGGAGACGCAGCGCATCGTACGACAGCTGTGGTCCAGGCGGGTCATGGTCCGCGCGGGCGCCGGCCAGTGGGCCTCACCGAACCACATCCGCGTTTCGACGGGTTCGAGGGAAGAAAATGAAGCCTTCATCTGGTCATTGGAACGGACCCTCGGATAA
- a CDS encoding Hsp20/alpha crystallin family protein: MNLIRWKPGELYSLRRNMDRMFDSLWNQSEDGEGTNSAIWTPSVDISETENGYVISADLPGMNREDFDISFSNGRLAISGERKAVNSTGKNNVHRIERLYGRFTRSFDLPQDADTARIDAMYKDGVLTLTIGKAEKAKSKQISVKVHA; the protein is encoded by the coding sequence ATGAATCTCATCAGATGGAAACCCGGCGAGTTGTACAGTCTCAGGCGCAACATGGACCGCATGTTCGACAGCCTGTGGAACCAGTCGGAGGATGGAGAAGGCACCAACTCCGCGATCTGGACCCCGTCCGTCGACATTTCCGAGACTGAAAACGGCTATGTCATCTCGGCGGACCTGCCCGGCATGAACAGGGAAGATTTCGACATTTCCTTCTCGAACGGCCGTCTGGCCATTTCGGGTGAACGCAAGGCGGTGAACAGTACCGGTAAAAACAACGTGCACAGGATCGAACGGCTGTACGGCAGGTTTACCCGGTCCTTCGATCTGCCGCAGGACGCGGACACCGCCAGGATCGACGCCATGTACAAGGACGGCGTGCTCACCCTCACCATCGGCAAGGCGGAAAAGGCGAAGTCGAAGCAGATCTCGGTGAAGGTCCACGCGTAA
- the mgtE gene encoding magnesium transporter, whose product MKAMKTKATQKRNQAMSESTTPSCADALIHEYVRLFPAEAASHIERMSPEEIVPALALVSPPELAETVRRMDPDVVAACVPAMQPEMIRTVFTRVEPAVGVSVFVRMERKDQDRAFSHLPHHLVREYRSLMSYPAESAGSLMDSRVTMFREDSTVEEALVQLRAVKGRDLLDLCVVDRENQLTGMVPLHRLVKADLGTRLTELVDGESIHIPDMAEREEVVALMEKYQITTIPVVNADGFLMGVIRHDTIFRAAQAEITEDLQTMFGAGREERAWSPVSFSIRKRLPWLEVNLVTAFLASFVVSLFEDTIAQITALAVFLPIVAGQSGNTGCQALAVVMRGLALREVRTGNWWRVTRKEAAIGFINGLVVAATTSLAVGLWTGIPAFGLVIGISMVASMVIAGISGALIPLLLNAIGQDPAQSSSIILTTVTDVVGFMSFLGLATLMMGMLTA is encoded by the coding sequence ATGAAGGCCATGAAGACGAAGGCAACGCAAAAAAGGAATCAGGCCATGAGTGAATCCACCACCCCATCCTGCGCCGATGCGCTGATCCATGAATATGTCCGGCTGTTCCCCGCGGAAGCGGCCTCACACATCGAGCGGATGTCCCCGGAGGAGATTGTGCCGGCCCTGGCCCTGGTCTCGCCGCCGGAACTCGCGGAAACCGTCAGAAGGATGGATCCCGATGTCGTCGCGGCGTGCGTCCCCGCCATGCAGCCCGAGATGATCCGGACCGTGTTTACCCGAGTCGAGCCTGCCGTCGGGGTAAGCGTCTTCGTCCGAATGGAAAGGAAGGACCAGGACAGGGCGTTTTCCCATCTGCCCCATCACCTGGTGAGAGAATACCGGTCGCTGATGTCCTATCCCGCCGAGTCCGCCGGTAGCCTGATGGATTCGCGCGTGACCATGTTCCGGGAGGACAGCACCGTGGAAGAAGCGCTGGTGCAGCTCCGCGCGGTCAAGGGACGCGACCTGCTCGATCTCTGCGTCGTCGACCGGGAGAACCAGCTGACCGGCATGGTACCCCTGCACCGCCTGGTCAAAGCCGATCTGGGTACCCGGCTCACCGAACTTGTGGACGGCGAGTCCATCCACATTCCCGACATGGCGGAGCGGGAGGAAGTCGTCGCGCTGATGGAGAAATACCAGATTACCACCATCCCGGTCGTAAACGCGGATGGATTTCTGATGGGCGTGATTCGCCACGATACGATCTTCAGGGCGGCCCAGGCGGAGATCACGGAGGACCTGCAGACCATGTTCGGCGCCGGCCGGGAGGAACGCGCGTGGTCCCCGGTCTCGTTCTCGATCCGGAAGCGGCTGCCCTGGCTGGAGGTGAACCTCGTGACGGCCTTCCTCGCTTCCTTCGTCGTCAGCCTCTTCGAGGACACGATCGCCCAGATCACCGCTTTGGCGGTATTTCTGCCGATCGTGGCCGGCCAGTCCGGCAACACGGGCTGTCAGGCGCTCGCGGTCGTCATGCGCGGCCTCGCCCTGCGCGAAGTCCGGACCGGCAACTGGTGGCGGGTCACGCGGAAAGAAGCGGCCATCGGGTTTATCAACGGGTTGGTCGTCGCGGCGACGACCAGTCTGGCCGTGGGGCTGTGGACCGGAATACCCGCCTTCGGGCTGGTGATCGGCATATCCATGGTCGCGTCCATGGTCATCGCCGGGATTTCCGGCGCGTTGATCCCCCTTCTGCTGAACGCGATCGGCCAGGACCCCGCGCAGTCTTCGTCCATCATCCTGACCACCGTAACCGACGTCGTGGGCTTCATGAGCTTTCTCGGACTGGCGACGCTTATGATGGGAATGCTGACCGCGTGA
- a CDS encoding 2-oxoacid:acceptor oxidoreductase subunit alpha, which yields MDQLDLTIRIAGENGEGVLTVGDVLAEALARSGLHIYTFKNLPAEIKGGASMTQVRVQDTPVRSPGDALDILMVWNQENYDIHVDEVKPTGVVIYDPDECDADESLALTQIGVPLQSITKTVIKTMKSKNVLAFGILTACLGIPFDSAKQMVSESRWGRRKEFLESNINALKQAYVYVDENGIDLGLRVAVERKNGHTQLIMTGNDALCMGALAAGCRYYAGYPITPASDVMETLAKAMPRVGGVLMQTEDEIAAITASIGASFTGAKVMTATAGPGLSLMVEALGLATMEEIPLVVVDVQRGGPSTGMPTKTEQSDLNLAIHGAHGEAPRIVIAATNTEDCFYTAVKAFNLAEKYQTPVILLSDQHLSQRAQVMSRPDLSEVEIVERKQPESNGSVTPEEFDRYEMTEDYVSPMPLPGRHDQHYVATGLEHDEHAHIDYSPEAHIRMTEKRHQKIESAVNEPGFVQRYGAEDAQLGLIGWGSSEGPILEALDRTLAKGYKVAALIFKMLHPLPEKEARAFIESIPVVSVVELNASGQFANYLQGRLAVSLQRFNIITGLPFKAGDIEEYIEGVLQYG from the coding sequence ATGGATCAGCTTGACCTGACTATACGCATCGCCGGGGAGAACGGCGAAGGCGTGCTTACCGTCGGCGACGTGCTGGCCGAAGCGCTGGCCCGGTCCGGTCTGCACATCTATACCTTCAAGAACCTTCCCGCCGAAATCAAGGGCGGCGCGTCCATGACCCAGGTCAGGGTGCAGGACACGCCCGTGCGCTCGCCGGGCGACGCCTTGGACATCCTGATGGTCTGGAACCAGGAGAACTACGACATTCACGTGGATGAGGTCAAGCCTACCGGCGTCGTGATCTACGATCCGGACGAATGCGACGCGGACGAAAGCCTTGCTCTGACGCAGATCGGCGTGCCGCTCCAGTCGATCACGAAGACTGTCATCAAGACGATGAAGTCCAAGAACGTGCTGGCCTTCGGGATCCTGACCGCCTGCCTCGGCATTCCCTTCGATTCGGCGAAGCAGATGGTGTCCGAAAGCCGATGGGGACGCCGCAAGGAGTTTCTCGAGTCCAATATCAACGCGTTGAAGCAGGCCTATGTCTACGTGGACGAAAACGGCATCGACCTGGGCCTCCGGGTCGCCGTCGAACGCAAGAACGGACATACCCAGCTGATCATGACGGGGAACGACGCGCTCTGCATGGGCGCCCTGGCCGCCGGCTGCCGGTACTACGCCGGGTATCCCATCACGCCGGCCAGCGACGTCATGGAGACGCTGGCGAAAGCGATGCCCAGGGTGGGGGGCGTCCTGATGCAGACCGAAGACGAGATCGCCGCCATCACCGCCTCCATCGGCGCGTCCTTCACGGGCGCGAAGGTGATGACCGCCACGGCGGGCCCGGGCCTTTCCCTCATGGTCGAGGCCCTCGGCCTGGCGACCATGGAGGAGATCCCCCTCGTGGTCGTCGACGTACAGCGCGGCGGTCCGAGTACCGGCATGCCCACCAAGACGGAGCAGTCGGACCTGAACCTGGCCATCCACGGTGCCCACGGCGAGGCGCCCCGTATCGTGATCGCGGCGACCAATACAGAGGACTGTTTCTATACGGCGGTCAAGGCCTTCAATCTCGCGGAGAAGTACCAGACGCCGGTCATCCTGCTCAGCGACCAGCATCTCTCCCAGCGCGCGCAGGTCATGTCTCGCCCCGATCTGAGCGAGGTCGAGATCGTCGAGCGCAAGCAGCCCGAATCGAACGGCAGCGTCACGCCCGAGGAGTTCGACCGGTACGAGATGACGGAGGACTACGTCTCCCCCATGCCCTTGCCGGGCCGCCATGACCAGCATTACGTGGCTACGGGCCTGGAACACGACGAGCACGCCCACATCGACTACTCGCCCGAAGCCCATATCCGCATGACCGAAAAGCGGCATCAGAAGATCGAATCCGCGGTGAACGAGCCCGGATTCGTCCAGCGGTACGGCGCGGAGGACGCCCAGCTCGGGCTGATCGGATGGGGATCGTCGGAAGGTCCCATTCTGGAAGCGCTGGACCGGACCCTGGCGAAGGGGTACAAGGTGGCCGCCCTGATATTCAAGATGCTCCATCCCCTGCCTGAGAAGGAGGCCCGCGCCTTCATCGAATCCATCCCGGTGGTTTCCGTGGTGGAACTGAACGCCAGCGGGCAGTTCGCGAACTACCTGCAGGGCCGCCTGGCCGTTTCTCTCCAACGGTTCAACATCATAACAGGACTGCCCTTCAAGGCGGGCGACATCGAGGAATACATCGAAGGAGTGCTGCAGTATGGCTGA
- a CDS encoding 2-oxoacid:ferredoxin oxidoreductase subunit beta, producing the protein MAEVRTADTARTTAPERPAKAERPGPASQSEAAKPPAKRTLKDYRSEVKPTWCPGCGDFGVLAALQRALAERNLDPRDVVIVSGIGCSGRLPEFVNAYGLHVVHGRALPAAQGVKAANPDLTVIAVGGDGDGFAIGGGHVPHAVRRNQDITYIVMDNQVYGLTKGQPSPSTPTGMQALRRSVSMPKMAPYEGVLEGQLNILAMVIVYGCSFVARTFSSQATEMAKTIGRGLDHPGFAFVHAMSPCPTFYNTYDPWKESFMPLPDDWDTGDRIKAIDMAMEEVGDGVFHSGVFFQDVYRTYTDKLQDVYAKAYGEEQATIDALMDQYA; encoded by the coding sequence ATGGCTGAAGTCCGTACGGCCGACACCGCCAGGACCACGGCGCCCGAACGGCCCGCGAAAGCCGAGCGGCCCGGTCCGGCCAGTCAGTCAGAGGCGGCCAAGCCGCCCGCAAAACGAACGCTCAAGGACTACCGGAGCGAAGTCAAGCCCACCTGGTGCCCCGGCTGCGGGGATTTCGGCGTGCTCGCCGCACTGCAGCGCGCGCTGGCCGAACGCAACCTCGATCCCAGGGACGTGGTCATCGTGTCGGGCATCGGCTGTTCCGGCCGCCTGCCTGAATTCGTCAACGCCTACGGCCTGCACGTGGTGCACGGACGGGCGCTGCCCGCGGCCCAGGGCGTCAAGGCGGCCAATCCCGACCTGACCGTTATCGCCGTCGGCGGAGACGGCGACGGTTTCGCTATCGGCGGCGGCCACGTGCCCCATGCCGTGCGCCGCAACCAGGACATCACCTACATCGTGATGGACAACCAGGTGTACGGCCTGACCAAGGGCCAGCCGTCACCCAGCACGCCCACGGGGATGCAGGCCCTGCGGCGCAGCGTTTCCATGCCCAAGATGGCGCCTTACGAAGGGGTGCTGGAAGGCCAGCTGAACATCCTGGCCATGGTGATCGTGTACGGCTGCAGTTTCGTTGCGCGCACGTTCTCCAGCCAGGCGACGGAAATGGCGAAAACCATCGGCCGGGGGCTCGATCACCCCGGGTTCGCCTTCGTCCACGCGATGAGTCCCTGCCCCACCTTCTACAACACCTACGACCCCTGGAAAGAGTCTTTCATGCCGTTGCCGGACGACTGGGACACCGGCGACCGGATCAAGGCGATCGACATGGCCATGGAAGAGGTGGGCGACGGCGTCTTCCACAGCGGCGTGTTCTTCCAGGACGTGTACCGCACCTATACCGACAAGCTGCAGGACGTGTACGCCAAGGCCTACGGCGAAGAGCAGGCAACCATCGACGCCCTGATGGACCAGTACGCCTGA